One region of Trichosurus vulpecula isolate mTriVul1 chromosome 1, mTriVul1.pri, whole genome shotgun sequence genomic DNA includes:
- the GTPBP3 gene encoding tRNA modification GTPase GTPBP3, mitochondrial, producing MWRRLGTLVSGPAQSTRLCTSLPKPCLGRPMSGGRATIFALSSGQGKCGVAVIRTSGPASGPALLGLTTLRALPQPRVATLRLLQDPGSSEPLDRGLILWFPGPHSFTGEDCAEFHVHGGPAVVSAVLGALGSIPGLRPAEAGEFTKRAFQNGKLSLTEVEGLGDLIHAETEAQRRQALRQLQGELGQLCQGWGETLTMALAHLEAYIDFSEDDNIEEGVLEWVDRTVQGLQEALLAHLQDARRGQRLRSGAHVVIAGPANAGKSSLINLLSRRPVAIVSPEPGTTRDVVESAVDIEGFPALLSDTAGLRDSPDLVEQEGVRRAQDRLAQADIVLALLDATDLASASSRHFLETVVTPGGPSTPCRRILLVLNKADLLPKGMEPGGPALPPHLLLSCKTEAGLEAVLASLKKELAAVCGDPTVGPPILTRARHRHHLQSCCEALGRYEQSKARDLALAAEELRAARRHLGHLTGQAGADDILDVIFRDFCIGK from the exons ATGTGGCGGCGCCTGGGAACCTTAGTGTCCGGGCCGGCCCAGAGTACCCGTCTGTGCACCAG CCTGCCAAAGCCTTGTTTAGGCAGACCCATGTCTGGCGGTCGAGCCACTATCTTTGCCCTGTCTTCTGGCCAGGGAAAGTGTGGTGTGGCAGTCATTCGAACCAGCGGTCCAGCCAGTGGCCCTGCTCTCCTGGGACTCACAACCTTGCGCGCCCTTCCACAGCCCCGGGTTGCAACGCTTCGTCTACTGCAGGACCCTGGCTCCTCAGAGCCTTTAGACAGGGGCCTGATTCTCTGGTTCCCAG GACCCCACAGCTTTACTGGAGAGGACTGTGCTGAGTTCCATGTCCACGGTGGGCCAGCTGTTGTGAGTGCTGTGCTGGGAGCACTGG GCAGCATACCAGGCCTTCGGCCGGCAGAGGCTGGAGAGTTCACCAAGCGGGCCTTCCAGAATGGGAAGCTGAGCCTGACTGAGGTGGAGGGGCTGGGGGACCTGATCCACGCCGAGACAGAGGCCCAGCGGCGCCAGGCCCTGAGGCAGCTCCAGGGGGAGCTAGGACAGCTCTGCCAAGGCTGGGGAGAGACGCTGACTATG GCCCTGGCCCACCTGGAGGCCTACATTGACTTCAGCGAAGATGACAATATTGAAGAAGGCGTGTTGGAGTGGG TGGACAGGACTGTGCAGGGGCTCCAGGAAGCCCTCCTGGCCCACCTGCAAGATGCCCGTCGGGGCCAACGACTCCGCTCAGGGGCCCACGTGGTCATCGCTGGCCCGGCCAATGCGGGCAAGAGCAGTCTCATCAACCTGCTGA GTCGGAGGCCTGTGGCCATCGTGTCCCCCGAGCCAGGCACCACCAGGGACGTGGTAGAGTCAGCCGTGGACATCGAGGGCTTCCCAGCCTTGCTGAGTGACACGGCGGGGCTCCGGGACAGCCCAGACCTGGTGGAACAGGAGGGTGTCCGGCGGGCCCAGGACAG GCTGGCCCAAGCCGACATCGTGCTGGCTTTGCTAGATGCCACAGATTTGGCCTCGGCCTCTAGCCGTCACTTCCTGGAGACAGTGGTGACTCCTGGGGGACCCTCCACCCCCTGCCGCCGCATCCTGCTGGTACTTAACAAGGCTGACCTGCTGCCAAAGGGGATGGAGCCTGGGGggcctgccctgcccccccacctcCTGCTGTCCTGCAAGACAGAGGCTGGCCTGGAGGCTGTGCTGGCCTCCCTAAAGAAGGAGCTGGCTGCTGT ATGCGGTGATCCAACTGTTGGGCCGCCAATCCTGACCCGGGCCCGCCACCGCCACCATCTCCAGAGCTGCTGTGAAGCCCTGGGTCGTTATGAGCAAAGTAAGGCCCGGGACCTGGCGCTGGCTGCTGAGGAACTGAGGGCAGCTCGAAGGCACCTGGGCCACCTCACTGGGCAGGCTGGGGCCGATGACATCCTCGATGTCATCTTCCGGGACTTCTGCATCGGCAAGTGA